A genomic stretch from Nitrobacter winogradskyi Nb-255 includes:
- a CDS encoding lipocalin-like domain-containing protein, with protein sequence MSASPKISRRAFATGLAFLGFGRGASLAQNFAGLGGDASGFASVMPGKSFEFPRDHGPHPDYRIEWWYLTANLRDHAGDALGIQWTLFRQAIQPGPQREGWANQHVWMGHAAVTRADAHRCGETFARGGVGQAGVDADPFHAWIDSWRMRGLDRVSAMNVAPLEVNASSAEFSYVLRLEADKALVLQGDAGHSVKSERGQASYYYSQPHFTAAGTVTIDGRSADVIGQAWMDREWSSQPLAPDQTGWDWFSLHLETGEKLMLYRLRQTRGEPYLTGNWIGSDGRSAALSPRTADMIPTATTEVAGRRMPTGWRIIIQDRGMTIDTVPLNPASWMGTRFSYWEGPVSFTGTHRGVGYLEMTGY encoded by the coding sequence ATGAGCGCTAGTCCAAAAATCTCGCGCCGCGCATTTGCGACGGGACTTGCCTTTCTCGGCTTCGGGCGTGGCGCCTCGCTGGCGCAGAACTTCGCGGGACTTGGGGGTGATGCGTCCGGGTTCGCTTCCGTCATGCCCGGAAAGAGTTTTGAATTTCCCCGGGATCACGGCCCGCATCCGGATTACCGGATCGAATGGTGGTACCTCACGGCCAACCTTAGAGATCATGCCGGCGATGCGCTCGGTATTCAGTGGACGTTGTTTCGCCAGGCGATTCAGCCGGGACCGCAACGCGAAGGTTGGGCGAACCAGCATGTCTGGATGGGCCATGCCGCCGTCACTCGCGCCGACGCGCATCGCTGTGGCGAAACGTTTGCGCGCGGCGGCGTGGGCCAAGCCGGTGTGGATGCAGACCCTTTTCACGCCTGGATCGATTCATGGCGAATGCGCGGGCTCGATCGCGTGTCGGCGATGAACGTTGCGCCGCTTGAGGTCAATGCATCGAGCGCGGAGTTCAGTTACGTACTGCGGCTTGAAGCTGACAAGGCTCTCGTGCTCCAGGGCGACGCCGGCCACAGCGTGAAATCCGAACGCGGACAGGCATCCTACTATTACAGCCAGCCGCACTTCACGGCGGCTGGGACCGTCACGATCGACGGCAGGTCCGCCGATGTCATCGGGCAGGCCTGGATGGATCGAGAATGGAGCAGTCAGCCGCTGGCCCCGGATCAGACGGGATGGGACTGGTTCTCGCTGCACCTCGAAACCGGCGAGAAGCTGATGCTGTATCGGTTACGGCAAACACGCGGAGAACCTTACCTTACAGGCAACTGGATCGGTTCGGATGGACGGTCGGCTGCGCTCTCTCCCAGAACCGCTGACATGATCCCGACAGCCACGACGGAGGTCGCAGGTCGCAGGATGCCGACAGGATGGCGTATCATCATTCAAGATCGGGGAATGACGATCGACACCGTCCCGCTGAATCCGGCAAGCTGGATGGGAACGCGCTTTTCCTATTGGGAAGGTCCGGTCAGCTTCACCGGCACCCACCGGGGTGTCGGCTACCTAGAAATGACGGGCTATTGA
- a CDS encoding ABC transporter permease, translated as MKQGYWVLAVLLSHWRRHPLQLMTLMVGLISATALWSGVEALNHQARASYDRAAAVFGGPRTAMLVGQRSSTFSQQLFVDLRRAGWRVSPVVEGRVRVQGRPLRLLGIEPVTFPAQAGSIPAIGAPDLKSFIAPPGEALVAPETLIALAGTEGAGLRTDDGASLPPLRAHAQLAPDVVIVDIGAAQGILHLQGQLSRLLVADARSRSPPLEAVTGDMLRYVAADAGTDLEHLTDSFHLNLSAFGLLSFLVGLFIVYSAIGLAFEQRMPMFRTLRACGVSSRRLNGLLLIELLVLAIAGGLVGLVCGYLIAAGLLPNVAASLQGLYGARVSGALALRPEWWVAGLAMSAIGTLAASATSLLKVIRLPVLAAAQPYAWRQSQRQWLGWQGVTAAAMLVAAIIVLILGESLISGFVVLGLLLVGAALVLPVLLAFLLRIGERSSRRPLVLWFWADSRQQLPGLSLALMALLLALAVNVGVGTMVESFSKTFTAWLDGRLAADVYVNAMSEAQARDIEASLRARQEVTAILPSGRAETGIGGRPVEILGLADHATYRDLWPLLESRPNAWDDLKSGEGALVSEQLARRLKLRPGDRLDVGAPTGDWSLRIAAIYADYGNPKGQIAVNIDAFTDRFPGLPRTRFGLRVSPGKIAPLIDDMRKAFHLDESRLSDQSTLKMESKGIFNRTFAVTAALNTFTLGVAGVALLTSLLTLSHSRLPQLAPLWALGVTRRQLAGIEFLKTVFIAFITAMLALPLGLLVAWCLIAVVNVRAFGWRLPFHVFPLHLAELVVVAMLASLLAMLIPLLRLTRMPPAALIRIFSNER; from the coding sequence GTGAAGCAGGGATACTGGGTCCTTGCGGTTCTGCTCAGCCATTGGCGCCGGCATCCGCTGCAATTGATGACGCTCATGGTGGGCTTGATCTCCGCGACTGCTTTGTGGAGCGGCGTGGAGGCGTTGAACCATCAGGCTCGCGCCAGCTACGATCGGGCCGCGGCGGTGTTTGGCGGCCCCCGAACCGCGATGCTGGTCGGGCAGCGTAGCTCCACATTCTCTCAGCAGCTTTTCGTTGATCTCCGGCGCGCGGGGTGGCGAGTCTCGCCCGTCGTCGAAGGGCGGGTTCGTGTTCAGGGAAGGCCATTGCGCTTGCTGGGGATCGAGCCGGTGACGTTTCCCGCGCAGGCGGGATCGATTCCGGCGATCGGAGCGCCGGATCTGAAATCGTTCATCGCGCCTCCGGGCGAGGCTCTGGTCGCGCCGGAGACATTGATCGCGCTGGCCGGCACGGAAGGCGCGGGCTTGCGCACGGACGACGGCGCATCCTTGCCGCCACTTAGGGCTCACGCGCAACTCGCGCCGGATGTCGTGATCGTCGATATCGGAGCGGCGCAAGGCATTCTTCACCTGCAAGGCCAACTCTCCCGTCTGCTGGTCGCGGACGCGCGCAGCCGGTCGCCGCCGCTTGAAGCCGTCACCGGTGACATGCTGCGGTATGTCGCGGCGGACGCCGGAACCGATCTTGAACATCTGACCGACAGCTTTCATCTCAATCTGTCGGCCTTCGGGCTGCTGTCGTTTCTTGTGGGACTCTTTATCGTCTATTCGGCGATAGGTCTGGCCTTCGAGCAGCGCATGCCGATGTTCCGGACCTTGCGCGCTTGCGGCGTATCATCGAGGAGGCTGAATGGTTTGCTGCTGATCGAGTTGCTGGTCCTCGCCATCGCCGGCGGCCTGGTCGGACTGGTGTGCGGATATCTGATCGCCGCGGGGTTGCTGCCCAACGTCGCCGCGAGCCTGCAGGGGCTGTATGGCGCGCGGGTTTCCGGAGCGTTGGCCCTCAGGCCCGAATGGTGGGTCGCGGGTCTGGCGATGAGCGCCATCGGTACATTGGCGGCGTCGGCGACGAGCCTGTTGAAAGTCATCCGGCTTCCGGTGCTCGCGGCGGCGCAGCCTTATGCATGGCGGCAATCGCAGCGGCAATGGCTGGGCTGGCAAGGCGTCACGGCCGCCGCGATGCTTGTCGCAGCCATCATCGTCCTGATCCTCGGCGAGTCGCTGATTTCGGGATTTGTGGTGCTGGGGTTGCTGCTTGTGGGCGCCGCGCTTGTGCTTCCCGTGCTGCTCGCATTCCTGCTGCGTATCGGCGAGCGAAGCTCGCGGCGGCCGCTTGTGTTGTGGTTCTGGGCGGACAGCCGCCAGCAGCTTCCCGGACTGTCGCTGGCGTTGATGGCGTTGCTGCTCGCGCTCGCGGTTAACGTTGGAGTCGGGACCATGGTGGAGAGTTTCAGCAAGACCTTCACCGCATGGCTGGATGGTCGGCTTGCCGCGGACGTCTATGTGAACGCGATGAGTGAGGCTCAGGCGCGCGATATCGAAGCGAGCCTGCGCGCCCGCCAGGAGGTAACAGCCATCCTGCCGAGCGGTCGCGCCGAGACCGGGATCGGCGGCCGGCCGGTGGAGATTCTTGGTCTCGCCGACCACGCCACCTATCGCGACCTCTGGCCGTTGCTGGAGTCGCGGCCGAATGCGTGGGACGACCTTAAGTCGGGCGAGGGCGCACTCGTGAGCGAGCAACTCGCAAGAAGGCTGAAGCTAAGGCCTGGCGACCGGCTGGATGTCGGCGCGCCCACTGGCGACTGGTCTTTGCGCATCGCGGCGATCTATGCCGATTACGGCAACCCTAAAGGGCAGATCGCGGTCAACATCGACGCCTTCACGGATCGATTTCCAGGTCTGCCGCGGACCCGGTTCGGCCTGCGCGTATCGCCGGGCAAGATTGCGCCGCTGATCGATGACATGCGCAAGGCATTTCATCTCGACGAAAGCCGTCTCTCCGATCAGTCGACGTTGAAGATGGAATCGAAAGGAATTTTCAACCGCACCTTCGCCGTGACCGCTGCACTGAACACGTTTACGCTCGGTGTCGCCGGAGTGGCGCTGCTCACCAGCCTGTTGACGCTCAGCCATTCCCGTCTTCCTCAACTGGCGCCGCTATGGGCGCTCGGGGTGACAAGGCGGCAGCTTGCCGGCATCGAGTTTCTCAAGACGGTATTCATCGCGTTCATCACGGCGATGCTGGCGCTGCCGCTCGGCTTGCTGGTGGCCTGGTGCCTGATCGCTGTTGTCAACGTCAGAGCATTCGGCTGGCGTCTGCCGTTCCATGTCTTTCCGCTGCATCTCGCCGAGCTTGTCGTTGTGGCGATGCTTGCGTCGCTGCTGGCGATGTTGATTCCGCTCCTTCGGCTGACGCGCATGCCTCCGGCGGCGCTGATCAGGATATTTTCCAATGAGCGCTAG
- a CDS encoding ABC transporter ATP-binding protein: MLAIQNLTKTYCSAQEKIAVLRGVCVHVVAGESVALTGESGSGKSTLLHLIAGLDEADGGSIRIDDAEVTALSDRDRAAIRRDRIGLVFQQFNLIPSLTIADNLAFQSRIAGRHDGHWQNELVDRLGLGTLLKRYPEQLSGGQQQRVAIGRALAVRPSLFLADEPTGNLDEATADDVTDIALDLVKRTGCAFLMATHSTRLAAKLDRKVRLSAGRIA; encoded by the coding sequence ATGCTGGCTATCCAGAACCTGACCAAGACCTATTGTTCGGCGCAGGAGAAGATCGCCGTTCTTCGCGGGGTCTGCGTGCATGTCGTCGCGGGTGAGAGCGTTGCACTGACCGGTGAATCGGGAAGCGGCAAAAGCACCCTGCTGCATCTGATCGCGGGTCTCGACGAGGCGGACGGCGGCTCGATCCGGATCGATGACGCGGAGGTGACCGCATTGTCGGACCGGGATCGCGCGGCGATCCGGCGCGACCGGATCGGACTCGTTTTTCAACAGTTCAATCTGATCCCCTCCTTAACGATCGCCGATAACCTGGCTTTCCAGTCGCGTATCGCCGGCCGCCATGACGGCCATTGGCAAAACGAACTTGTCGATCGGCTGGGCCTCGGCACTCTGTTGAAGCGTTATCCCGAACAACTCTCGGGCGGCCAGCAGCAGCGGGTCGCGATCGGGCGCGCGCTTGCGGTCAGGCCGTCTCTGTTCCTCGCTGACGAGCCTACCGGCAACCTCGATGAGGCGACGGCCGACGATGTGACGGACATCGCGCTTGATCTCGTCAAGCGGACCGGATGCGCATTCCTTATGGCGACGCACAGCACGCGGCTGGCCGCGAAGCTGGACCGGAAAGTTCGACTGAGCGCCGGACGGATTGCGTGA
- a CDS encoding pyridoxamine 5'-phosphate oxidase family protein, translating into MSRKNDIDRVWDIVEKVGVCMLTTQFAGGLRARPLEARPDRDAGLIFFVTDIRSPKEEEIKARPDIGLAFIGSSDKAYLSITGQACIIRDAEMTRAAWRKTDEVWWPGGPADPSVCLLQIDPSTAELWDGPASSVATAFEFAKAKLTGKKPNLGENRKVTVKM; encoded by the coding sequence ATGAGCAGGAAAAATGACATCGACCGGGTTTGGGACATCGTTGAAAAAGTTGGCGTCTGCATGCTGACCACGCAATTCGCCGGTGGGCTGCGCGCGCGGCCGCTCGAAGCAAGGCCGGATCGCGACGCCGGTCTGATTTTCTTCGTGACCGATATTCGCAGCCCGAAGGAGGAGGAGATAAAGGCAAGGCCGGACATCGGCCTCGCCTTTATCGGTTCGAGCGATAAAGCCTACCTGTCGATCACCGGGCAAGCCTGCATCATTCGCGATGCCGAAATGACCAGGGCGGCGTGGCGCAAGACAGATGAAGTATGGTGGCCGGGGGGACCCGCAGATCCCAGCGTATGCCTGTTGCAGATTGACCCCTCTACCGCGGAACTATGGGATGGCCCGGCAAGCAGCGTCGCGACTGCTTTCGAGTTTGCCAAGGCAAAGCTGACCGGCAAGAAGCCGAACCTTGGCGAGAACCGCAAGGTGACGGTCAAGATGTAG